Within the Streptomyces sp. NBC_00353 genome, the region GGATGACCACACCACCGCGGACGCTCGCCGAAGCTCTGCGCGCCCGGGACGACGAGTCGTTGGCCGGGCTGCTCCGCGCCCGCCCCGATCTTCTGTCTCCGGTACCGAACGACATCACCCAGCTGGCGACGCGAGCCGGCACCCGGGCCTCTGTCGTACGCGCGCTGGAGCACCTCGACCGGTTCGCCCTGCAGACCGCGGAGGCGCTTGCCGTCGCGCCCGATCCGGCCCCGTACGACACTCTGCTCGCCCTGCTCACCGGCGACGGCCAGGACGACGGCACGGCCCGCGACGATGCGGGTACGGCGATCCGGAGCGCGGCACCCGGCGCCCTCGCGACCCTGCGCGAACAGGCCCTCGTCTGGGGCGAGAACGACCGGCTGCGGCTGGTGCGTACCGCGCGCGAACTCCTTGCCCCGTCCCCTCAGCACCCCTCCCCCACCGGGCTGGGGCCGACCGTCGCCGAGGCCACGGCCGGCATGTCGCCGGGCCGGCTCCAGGAGATCCTGGTGGCGGCCGGACTGCCCGCCACCCATGACCCGGTCTCCGCCGTGGCCTCCCTGTCCGCGCTCTTCACCGACCGCGGCAGGATGGGCGAGCTGCTCGACACCGCGCCGGTCGAGGCCCTGTCGGTGCTGGACCGGCTGGTGTGGGGCCCGCCGTACGGGGAGGTGACCCCGAACCCGACGCCGCCCGTGAAGTGGCTGCGCGACCGCGGGCTGCTGCTGCCCGTGTCGACGCGCACGGTCGTCCTGCCGCGCGAGGCGGCCCTGCATCTGCGGGCCGGGCGCGCCCACCGCGTACCGGAGCCGCTGCCGCCCGCCGTCGTGGCGGCCGCGACGCGTGATCCCCGGGCTGTGGACAGTGCGGCGGCGGGCCAGGCGTTCCTGGCGGTGTCCACCGTCGAGGAACTCCTGACGAGCTGGAACGGCGGCGGCCCACCGATACTGCGCGCCGGCGGCCTCAGCGTCCGCGAGCTGAAGCGGATCGCGACCGTTCTCGACGTGTCCGAGCCGATCGCCGCGTTCTGGCTCGAACTCGCCTACGCGGCCGGACTGCTGGCCTCCGACGGCGAGGCCGACGAACGGTATGCGCCGACCCCCGCCTACGACGACTGGACCGAACTCCCCGTCCAGGACCGCTGGGTGCACCTCGCCACCACCTGGCTCACCGCCACCCGCACCGCCGGCCTGGTCGGCGGCCAGGACGCCAAGGGCCGGGCCCTGTCCGCGCTCGGCCCCGAACTCGACCGCTCGGCCGCCCCCGAGGTACGCCACCGCATCCTGGCCCTGCTCGCCTCGCTGGACCCCGGCACCGCCCCGGACCCGGAGTCGCTGCTCGCCCGGCTCCGCTGGGAGCGGCCGCTGCGCGGCGCCTCCACGTCCGCCGGGAACACCACCGACCTGCGGTCCCGGATCGCCCTGTGGACGCTGAACGAGTCCGAACTCCTCGGCATCACCGGCCGTGGCGCGCTCTCCTCCCAGTCCCGCGCCCTGATCGACTCCGGACCGGCGAAGGCCGCCGCGCTGCTCGCCCCGCTCATCCCGGAGCCCCTCGACCACGTCCTGCTCCAGGCCGACCTGACGGCCGTCGCGCCCGGCCCGCTGGAACGCCCCCTCGCCGACACGCTGTCCGTCCTCGCCGACATCGAGTCGAAGGGTGGTGCGACGGTCTACCGGTTCACGCCGGGCTCCGTACGCCGTGCGCTGGACGCCGGACAGTCCGCGGCCGATCTGCACGCGTTCCTCGCCGCACACAGCTGTACGCCGGTCCCGCAGCCCCTCAGCTACCTCATCGACGACGTCGCCCGCCGTCACGGCCATCTGCGGATCGGCGCCGCTTCCGCTTACGTACGCTGCGACGACGAGGCCGTGCTCAACGAGATCCTCGCCGACCGGCGCTCGGCCACCCTGCGCCTGCGCCGCCTCGCACCGACGGCACTGGCCGCCCAGATCGACCCGGCGTCCCTGCTCGAAGGGCTGCGCGAGATGGGCTACGCCCCGGCCGCCGAGTCCGCCGAGGGCGACGTCCTGATCACCCGCGCGGGCATCCGCCGCACCCCGCCCCGTACCCCGCCCGCCCCTGTCCCCGAAGGCCCGCCGGTGCCCGACGGAACGCTGCTGGGCGCGGCGGTACGGGCGATCCGCGCCGGGGACACAGCCGCGACGGTCGTCCACAAGGAGACGGACGGGACCGCCGCCGCCACGGCCGGCTCACTGCCCCGCACGACGTCCGCGGAGACCCTCGCCACGGTCCAGGCGGCGGCGATGACGGGCTCCGCGGTGTGGATCGGGTACGTCAACGCGGAGGGCGCGGCCAGCCAGCGGGTCATCGCCCCGGTCCGGGTGGAGGGCGGCTTCGTGACGGCGTACGACCACACGGCGGACGAGGTCCGCACCTACCCGCTGCACCGGATCACCGGCGTCGCCGAACTGGCCGACGACGCCACCACCTGACCTCCCGGCCCAGCGGGACGGGCCACCGCCGGCGCGGCCGCTCCGGTGCCGTACCCCCGGCAGCGGCACGGGTCACCCGCGGGCCGGGACACGTCCCGTACCCGCACGGCGAGCGAGTGGCCGGACAACCCGCTCGCCGACACCTACGCGCCACCTACCTCACATGGGGCACACTGGACGTTTGGCCGCACGGGCGGCCGTACCCCGTAGAAAGGGCCGAGACGCGTGACCGGACCCCTCATCGTCCAAAGCGACAAGACCCTGCTCCTGGAAGTCGACCACGACCAGGCCGATGCCTGCCGTCGCGCGATCGCGCCCTTCGCGGAACTGGAGCGGGCGCCGGAGCACATCCACACCTACCGGCTGACCCCCCTCGGGCTGTGGAACGCACGCGCCGCCGGGCACGACGCCGAGCAGGTCGTCGACGCGCTCGTGCAGTACTCGCGCTATCCGGTACCGCACGCGCTGCTCGTCGACATCGCCGAGACGATGGCCCGGTACGGCCGCCTCACGCTCTCCAAGCATCCGGTCCACGGTCTGGTGCTGACCTCCACGGACCGGCCCGTTCTGGAGGAGATCCTCCGGTCGAAGAAGGTCCAGCCGCTGGTCGGGGCCCGGATCGACCCGGACACCGTGGCGGTGCACCCGTCCGAGCGCGGGCAGATCAAGCAGACGCTGCTGAAGCTGGGCTGGCCGGCCGAGGACCTCGCCGGGTACGTCGACGGCGAGGCGCACCCGATCGAGCTGGCCGAGGACGGCTGGGCACTGCGGCCGTACCAGAGGCAGGCCGTCGAGGGGTTCTGGCACGGTGGCTCCGGTGTCGTCGTACTGCCCTGTGGTGCGGGCAAGACACTGGTCGGGGCCGGTGCGATGGCGGAGGCCAAGGCGACCACGCTGATCCTGGTGACGAACACCGTCTCGGCCCGGCAGTGGAAGCACGAGCTGGTGAAGCGGACGTCGCTGACCGAGGACGAGATCGGCGAGTACAGCGGTACGCGCAAGGAGATCCGGCCGGTCACCATCGCCACGTACCAGGTGCTGACGACCCGCCGTAAGGGCGTCTATCCGCATCTGGAGCTGTTCGACTCCCGCGACTGGGGCCTGGTGATCTACGACGAGGTGCATCTGCTGCCCGCACCCGTCTTCAAGTTCACCGCCGACCTGCAGGCCCGGCGGCGGCTCGGCCTCACCGCGACGCTCGTCCGGGAGGACGGCCGCGAGTCGGACGTCTTCTCGCTGATCGGCCCCAAGCGGTTCGACGCGCCGTGGAAGGAGATCGAGGCGCAGGGGTACATCGCGCCTGCCGACTGTGTCGAGGTCCGGGTCAATCTGACGGACTCGGAGCGGCTGGCCTACGCGACCGCCGAGGCCGAGGAGAAGTACCGGTTCTGCGCGACGACCGCGACGAAGCGGAAGGTGACGGAGGCGCTGGTGCGCAAGCACCGGGGCGAGCAGACCCTCGTCATCGGGCAGTACATCGACCAGCTCGACGAGCTGGGCGAGCATCTGGACGCCCCGGTGATCAAGGGCGAGACGAGCAACGCACAGCGCGAGAAGCTCTTCGACGCGTTCCGCCAGGGCGAGCTCAGCGTCCTCGTCGTGTCGAAGGTCGCGAACTTCTCGATCGACCTGCCGGAGGCGACCGTCGCCATCCAGGTGTCGGGCACGTTCGGCTCACGGCAGGAGGAGGCACAGCGGCTCGGCCGGGTGCTGCGGCCGAAGGCGGACGGGCACGAGGCCCGGTTCTACTCGGTGGTCGCCCGCGACACGATCGATCAGGACTTCGCGGCACACCGCCAGCGGTTCCTGGCCGAGCAGGGGTACGCGTACCGGATCGTGGACGCGGACGAGCTGCTGACGGACAACTGAGCAGCTGAATCGAGCGCTCCACGCGCGGGGGCGGTGCTCGTCGCCTCCGCGCCGGATGCTCGTACCGGAGCGGTCGCGCGAGCTCGGTGGCCCCGCCGTACTCAGTGTTCGCGGCGTACGGAGTGGTCGTGCTGTTCTCGATGGTCGCGGCGGAGGACGCCCGCCTCCTCCGCGTACTCGCCGAGGACGGCCACGTCGAACGCGGCGCGTGCGAAAACCTTCACGGCGCGCACGGCGTCGCCGATGTGGTGGGTGGGCGGGTGACCGGTGGCGGCCGTCGCGCCGTGCGCGGGGCCGGTCCCGTGTGGGTTCAGGCTGGCGGTGCTCATGTAATCCATGGTCCTGCGCCCGTGCCGTAAAGGCATCGGCCCGCGGGCGGAATCCCCGTGGTCTTCGCATAGGCCTCCGGTCGCATGCCGTCCCCTACGGGATGGGGCGGGGGCTGGACGGGGGAGGGACTGCGGGTGGGCCGGGCAGCTCAATTCGTTCGACCCCGCCGGTCGCGGTCGATACAATCGCCGGTCTGCCCGCCTCCCGCACCGTGGTACCGGCTCGTCGCCGGCAGCCGGGGGAGCGCCGCCGACCGGACGGAAACCGGCCGACAGTCGTACGTGCACCTGCGTGCGTACCCCGTGATCGATCCTCGAGCGGACCGCGTCGCCCCCTGCCCGTAACCGGGAGCGAGCTGCGGGCCGCCGTCCTGCGTTGAAAAGCCGGAGGCAACACCGTGCCCGCGCACGAACACGAAAGCGACACCACCACCACCGATCCGCTGGCTCGCGAGCGCGGCCATCTCGCGGCGTCCCGGGCCGCGTTGCGCGCCATGCGTGAGGACGCCCAGGCGCTCGACATCCGCGATGTCACCGCGAACTGGGTCAACGCCGCCGTCCTGCAGGCCCAGATCGACGAACGCATCAAGTCGCTCGCCGACCTCTCCCACACCCCGCTCTTCTTCGGCCGCCTCGACTATCTGCACCCGGTCGGTGCCGAACAGGCCGAGGGCGCGGAGGGCGAGCAGTTCTACATCGGGCGGCGCCATGTCCATGACGCCGACGGCGATCCGATGGTCATCGACTGGCGTGCGCCCGTCTCGCAGCCGTTCTACCGGGCCTCGAAGAAGGACCCGCAGGACGTCGGACAGCGCCGCCGCTTCGGGTACACCGGCGGCGAGCTGACCGCGTACGAGGACGAGCACCTCAGCGACCCGACCGAGGCCGCACAGACCAGCAAACTGCTCCAGGCGGAGATCGAGCGGCCGCGCGTCGGTCCGATGCGCGACATCGTGGCGACGATCCAGCCCGAGCAGGACGAGATCGTCCGCAGCGGGCTCGGCGGGACGGTCTGCGTGCAGGGAGGGCCCGGAACCGGCAAGACCGCTGTCGGCCTGCACCGGGTCGCGTATCTGCTGTACGCGCACCGCGAGCGGCTCGCCCGCACCGGCACGCTGGTCATCGGGCCGAACCGGTCGTTCCTCCACTACATCGAACAGGTGCTCCCGGCCCTCGGTGAGCTGGAGGTGAAGCAGGCGACCGTCGACGATCTGGTGGCGGCGCATGTCGAGGTGCGGGGTACGGACGCGGCGGAGGCGGCCGTCGTCAAGGGTGACGCCCGGATGGCGGAGGTGCTGCGGCGGGCGATCCGTTCCCATGTGACGCTGCCGACGGAGCCGGTGATGGTGGTGCGCGGTTCGCGCCGCTGGCGGGTGCCCGCGTACGAACTGGATGAGATGGTCACCGAGTTGCTGGCCCGCGACATGCGATACGGAGCGGCGCACGAGGCGCTTCCGCAGCGCATCGCGCACGCCGTCCTGGTACGGATGGAGGAGGCCGGCGAGGCCCCCGACGACCGGGTGCAGAACGCGGTGGCCCGCACTCCCGCGGTCAAGGCGGCCGTG harbors:
- a CDS encoding helicase C-terminal domain-containing protein, translated to MGMTTPPRTLAEALRARDDESLAGLLRARPDLLSPVPNDITQLATRAGTRASVVRALEHLDRFALQTAEALAVAPDPAPYDTLLALLTGDGQDDGTARDDAGTAIRSAAPGALATLREQALVWGENDRLRLVRTARELLAPSPQHPSPTGLGPTVAEATAGMSPGRLQEILVAAGLPATHDPVSAVASLSALFTDRGRMGELLDTAPVEALSVLDRLVWGPPYGEVTPNPTPPVKWLRDRGLLLPVSTRTVVLPREAALHLRAGRAHRVPEPLPPAVVAAATRDPRAVDSAAAGQAFLAVSTVEELLTSWNGGGPPILRAGGLSVRELKRIATVLDVSEPIAAFWLELAYAAGLLASDGEADERYAPTPAYDDWTELPVQDRWVHLATTWLTATRTAGLVGGQDAKGRALSALGPELDRSAAPEVRHRILALLASLDPGTAPDPESLLARLRWERPLRGASTSAGNTTDLRSRIALWTLNESELLGITGRGALSSQSRALIDSGPAKAAALLAPLIPEPLDHVLLQADLTAVAPGPLERPLADTLSVLADIESKGGATVYRFTPGSVRRALDAGQSAADLHAFLAAHSCTPVPQPLSYLIDDVARRHGHLRIGAASAYVRCDDEAVLNEILADRRSATLRLRRLAPTALAAQIDPASLLEGLREMGYAPAAESAEGDVLITRAGIRRTPPRTPPAPVPEGPPVPDGTLLGAAVRAIRAGDTAATVVHKETDGTAAATAGSLPRTTSAETLATVQAAAMTGSAVWIGYVNAEGAASQRVIAPVRVEGGFVTAYDHTADEVRTYPLHRITGVAELADDATT
- a CDS encoding DNA repair helicase XPB, giving the protein MTGPLIVQSDKTLLLEVDHDQADACRRAIAPFAELERAPEHIHTYRLTPLGLWNARAAGHDAEQVVDALVQYSRYPVPHALLVDIAETMARYGRLTLSKHPVHGLVLTSTDRPVLEEILRSKKVQPLVGARIDPDTVAVHPSERGQIKQTLLKLGWPAEDLAGYVDGEAHPIELAEDGWALRPYQRQAVEGFWHGGSGVVVLPCGAGKTLVGAGAMAEAKATTLILVTNTVSARQWKHELVKRTSLTEDEIGEYSGTRKEIRPVTIATYQVLTTRRKGVYPHLELFDSRDWGLVIYDEVHLLPAPVFKFTADLQARRRLGLTATLVREDGRESDVFSLIGPKRFDAPWKEIEAQGYIAPADCVEVRVNLTDSERLAYATAEAEEKYRFCATTATKRKVTEALVRKHRGEQTLVIGQYIDQLDELGEHLDAPVIKGETSNAQREKLFDAFRQGELSVLVVSKVANFSIDLPEATVAIQVSGTFGSRQEEAQRLGRVLRPKADGHEARFYSVVARDTIDQDFAAHRQRFLAEQGYAYRIVDADELLTDN
- a CDS encoding HelD family protein — its product is MPAHEHESDTTTTDPLARERGHLAASRAALRAMREDAQALDIRDVTANWVNAAVLQAQIDERIKSLADLSHTPLFFGRLDYLHPVGAEQAEGAEGEQFYIGRRHVHDADGDPMVIDWRAPVSQPFYRASKKDPQDVGQRRRFGYTGGELTAYEDEHLSDPTEAAQTSKLLQAEIERPRVGPMRDIVATIQPEQDEIVRSGLGGTVCVQGGPGTGKTAVGLHRVAYLLYAHRERLARTGTLVIGPNRSFLHYIEQVLPALGELEVKQATVDDLVAAHVEVRGTDAAEAAVVKGDARMAEVLRRAIRSHVTLPTEPVMVVRGSRRWRVPAYELDEMVTELLARDMRYGAAHEALPQRIAHAVLVRMEEAGEAPDDRVQNAVARTPAVKAAVKAIWPAVDPAKLVLRLLSDPEFLAAHADGLLTEDEQKTILWTKPARSVKSAKWSAADAVLIDEASDLVARTHSLGHVVLDEAQDLSPMQYRAVGRRCTTGSATVLGDLAQGTTPWSTESWAQALHHLGKADAVVEELTAGFRVPREVIAYASRLLPVISPGLAEVESVRESPGSLAVREVAGPAALDAAVLAACEESLAQEGSIGLIAADARIPALAEALTAAGHAYLSPGEETTAESRLTLVPASLAKGLEYDYVVLDEPAAVVDGEPDERTGLRRLYVALTRAVSGLTVVHAAGLPEALGGTGAAR